One Curtobacterium sp. MCLR17_032 genomic window carries:
- a CDS encoding ABC transporter permease, translating to MPSNTEPRSATHYVAPIEETPLLAVDQVNEDEKTRSLWTDAWESMRRRPTFWISSILILLIIVVAIAPGLFTHLDPRAANLNDSNEGPRAGHLLGFTRQGYDVYARVIWGAQNSLIVGLLATVLVTIVGIVIGALAGFYGGWLDTIVSRIGDVFFSIPTVLGAIVIMSVVPARNAVTVSLVLAVFAWPQIARIMRGAVLSAKQADYVTASAALGVSRFTTLVRHVIPNSLAPVIVVATVSLGTFIVAEATLSFLGIGLPPSALSWGLDIGAAQSSIRTSPSTIFWPSAALSITVLAFLLLGDVVRDALDPKARARR from the coding sequence ATGCCAAGTAACACCGAACCCCGCTCGGCGACGCACTACGTCGCGCCGATCGAGGAGACTCCGCTCCTGGCGGTCGACCAGGTCAACGAGGACGAGAAGACCCGTTCGCTGTGGACCGACGCGTGGGAGTCCATGCGCCGCCGTCCCACGTTCTGGATCTCGTCGATCCTCATCCTGCTGATCATCGTCGTCGCGATCGCACCCGGGCTGTTCACCCACCTGGACCCGCGTGCCGCGAACCTCAACGACAGCAACGAGGGTCCGCGCGCCGGCCACCTGCTCGGCTTCACGCGTCAGGGCTACGACGTGTACGCCCGCGTCATCTGGGGCGCGCAGAACTCGCTCATCGTCGGCCTGCTCGCGACCGTGCTCGTCACGATCGTCGGCATCGTGATCGGTGCCCTCGCCGGGTTCTACGGCGGCTGGCTCGACACGATCGTCTCCCGCATCGGTGACGTGTTCTTCTCGATCCCGACCGTCCTCGGTGCGATCGTCATCATGTCGGTGGTGCCCGCGCGGAACGCCGTGACGGTGTCGCTCGTGCTCGCCGTCTTCGCCTGGCCGCAGATCGCGCGCATCATGCGCGGTGCCGTGCTCAGTGCGAAGCAGGCCGACTACGTGACCGCGTCCGCGGCGCTCGGCGTCAGCCGGTTCACCACGCTGGTGCGCCACGTCATCCCGAACTCGCTGGCACCGGTCATCGTCGTCGCGACGGTCTCGCTCGGCACGTTCATCGTCGCCGAGGCGACCCTGTCGTTCCTCGGCATCGGTCTGCCGCCGTCGGCACTCAGCTGGGGCCTCGACATCGGAGCCGCGCAGTCGTCGATCCGCACCAGCCCGTCGACGATCTTCTGGCCCTCCGCCGCCCTGTCCATCACCGTGCTCGCGTTCCTCCTCCTCGGTGACGTGGTCCGCGACGCACTCGACCCGAAGGCGAGGGCCCGCCGATGA